The DNA segment TATTTGTGTTGTGGGAAAACTTCAGCGAAACCATCGGcattttcaacaaaatcaGCTAATTCGGAACCTGGCATGTCACCACCGCCACCTAGACCTAATCTTTCAGCGTTGTAAATGTTGGTACCCAAACCTAATTGTCTACAAGTTTCCTTAGCAATACCGACGGCATCACCAGTTAACATCTTAACTCTCAAACCTAAATGTCTAGCTTCGCTAACAGTTTGGGCAGTATCGTCTCTTGGTGGATCCATACATGGCATAACACCCAAAATTTCCCAGTGACCTTCACCTCTCTTTCTAGCAACACCTAAAGCACGGAACCCTCTAGAAGCCAATTCAGCAACCTTGTTTTCGTAGTTTTCATGGACATCTTCTGGGATTGGATGGTCTTCTTCGACAGTTTTCAAGACGAATAATGGAGCACCCTTAACACAAACAATTCTTTCACCTTCTGGAGATTGAACAACAGCAGTAACCTTCTTGGAAACAGGGTCAAATGGATGGAATTCCAAAACCTTGTACTTGGTCAAAGCGTCCTTAGCCTTTGGATATTGcttcaaagatttcaagaaagccTTATCGATAGCATCCAAacccttcttctttctggAAGCAGCCAAACAAGCAGTTAACATCAAGTCATCTGGAGAAACACCTTCAACAGTGTATGGTTCGTGCAAAGACAACTTGTTCTTGGTCAAAGTACCGGTCTTGTCAGAACACAAGATTTCGACACCGGCCAGGGATTCAATAGCagacaatttttgaacaatagCTTGCTTCTTAGCCAAGTAAGCAGCACCAACGGCCATGGTGGTGGTAACGACAGCTGGCAAACCGACTGGAACACCGATAATAGTAATACCTAGAGTGTATCTCAAGATTCTAACAATACCGTTAGTTCTGTAGAAACAAGCAGTCCAGACAACCAACAAAGTGGCAACGACCAAAACCAACAAGATAATACCAATACCGTTCAAAACTTCAGTGAAATGACCTTGACCACCGGAGGCTTTGTTAACCAAAGCGGCAGCTCTACCAACGAAAGTGTTGTCACCGATAGCGGTAACAACCATGAAACCTTCACCTCTCTTAACAgtggaagaagagaaagttTGGTCACCGTAATGTTTGTCGACGGCCAAAGATTCACCAGTAATAGCAGATTGATCGATTTGCAAGAAACAGTCTTCAGTGACAATACGACCATCAGTTGGGATAATAGTACCATCTTCCAATTGCAAGATATCACCTGGGACGACTTCGTTAGCTGGAATTTCAACTAATTGACCGTCTCTGATAACAACAGCAGTGTTAGCCAAagtctttttcaattcatcgACAATAGAACCGGCTTGGAATTCTTGAATGAAACCAACACCAGCATTTAACATTAGCAAACCACAAATAACACCGAAATCGACCCAATCGGACAAACCGGCAGCCAAGATAGCAGCGGCTTCCATAACGAATTGAATTGGCCCGACAAAGAACATGACAAACTTGATAACCAACGATTCTTTATCGTCAGCCATTTCATTCAAACCATACTTCTTTCTCCTTCCCAAGACTTCGTCGGAAGTTAAACCGTAAGATGGGTCAGTTTGTAAATATTCTTCTGGAATTAGTCTAGCTTCACCGGCGGCAACTGGGCCATCGTCTTCACTGATGTCATCGTCACCGTGGTTAGATTGTAGTTCTTCGATCAGAGCATCGATATCGTCATCGTCGGAGGATTCAGATGCATCATCGTAAGTCTTGGCAGGCTTCTCTTGAGTTGGCTCATGAGCAGAAGCAGAAGATGCcgaagatgatgaggagGAGGATGTATCAGCCATGTCGAGATTGATTCTGATAATTAGATCTTTCttatcttcttgtttttttcaatgattttctttaactAGCTGGGGGGTAtaatcttttttcttttctttttgaatgtgtataaaagagaaaaaaaaagctggTATTTTCCAATTAATTAATTATTAACGATtgttaaagaaaaaatttatcaacgAGGttgatagaaaaaaaaagtttttgtagatatagaagaaaaaaagattttcaCTATTAGTGTATTAGGAGTAAgagataaaaataaaaaaggcTTAATAATTAGATAATAGAGCATAAGGATAAgctatttgaaaataacaCAACATTTGGCCTTTTTATATAATCACGGCCATGGGAAGGAGGGGGGGAACATAAGCAGTATTCACCACCACGTTTTTTCATCACTGGTCATAACTGGaataaacaaaacaaaCGAACTACAAGAGTAACAATTTCCACagaggtaaaaaaaaaaataaaaaaaggaaaacagaaacaaaaaaaagctcaTAGCTCTACTATAACTTCTTCACACTTTCTGTGAACGAGGGAAAAAGACAACAAAAAGGTGATGGGCAAACGGTCTCGAGAGATTTTCCATGATCGAaaaggaaggaaaaaatgtctaTTCCTGTCAAGAAAGCCTGTCGAAAACGTCGAGGCCGGGAAGTGCCGCATTGGGAAATACAGATGCAATGCGCGCGAGTTTACGAAATTCTCGCAGGAGTTTCTCCGTTCATGTGCGGCTGGTTCTACGGTGGGTGCATGGGTTTATTGATGCGGCAATTATCGCGGGATCTCCGTATCGAGAACCTCGATTTGTTTGCAAATTACCGGAAGCGGGCAAGCAGAGCTGCGCGAGGTGTGGGTGCTCCCAGCGATATCTTGTTTACACCAGTCCGTTTCAGGAAGCATGTTTTGTTGTAGCAGTGACGTAAACGACTTTTTGCATTTGATCAGAGCTGAGTTAATCTCGGGATGGTCTCTatgtccttcttttttctgtcGAGCTTCCGTTCCGGGTCTCGCGTTCTTTCCCGTGCCGTCGGGTTTAgttgaatgaaaaagaaaaaacgtCGTATCGTATCCGAGAAATATTCGTTTCTCTTACGTACGTATGCGATAGCGGTTGAGAAGTTCTGATTCGTTACGATGACTTGATAAGCGGGCTTTTCCACCCATATACGGCTTGCGCCTGACTAAAAACGTGATTGTGTGGTTTGCGTACATGCGCGTATATTGAGCAATTGATTGACTTAGCACACAGTTTTGCTTGTTGGAGTGCGAATACATGTATACGTCCGTTTAGGGGCCCGATGGAGGCGTTTTTTCCCACATTCCTGTGTTCCCGTTGGGCATTCCGTTCCAtcgctttctttttccttgaagCAAAACAGATAAgctttgagaaaaaaatgatggaTGTGAAAACTGCCTTGACTTACCAAATTCGGTAACCTTATTGAGGCTAGACAGAACTCCCCCCGAATTCGTCCGagcactttttttttcttttccgtATTTACTGTaaacaaaacaaagttTCCTTCCGGGAAGATTTTTACGTACGTAAGTTTCCCAAAAGGCGACTTGGATGATAATCTTATGCACTCATCTCGCTGGTTGTCATCTCATCGCCTCTCATTCCGTCTAAAAGCATCTtattcctctttttttttgcatattCGTCAATGTCCTATTCTTTGTCTCCTCCTTTGTAACCTTAAAAGCTGagaaaagaggaaggaAAAGTAGTATGGATGCATGCGTGATTTCCGTAGCTTGCGCCTTCTGCTCGGGTCTACACAAAATAAGGGTTTGGCTTcttaaaataaaatgaagtaATCTACAACTTACAACACGCATCTTCCTCCCCACCTCTCCTCTGCTGCCAATGCTGCTTTCCAACCTTCAGGGTTCTTTTACACACGGTGAACAGTAAGTTCTGGACAAATTAGTTCGCGGTTCTGGTGGCGGATCTATCTGTCTGCTATCTGCAGTTGTATAACTCTTGGCGTCAATGCTTTTTAGAGACCCAACTTTCGGTCCGCACTTCTGTTTCAACGCTTAGCACGATCTTGTCTTTATTCGTCGCCCGTATAGACCTGCAAATCCGGAACAAAAAACTTTATATAACGTATTGATATTGTAAGAATAGTAGATCAGCTTCAGGCTCATCGAGTAATACCCGAGAGAAAAACGAGTACTTTATCACTTAACAGGCCTTTTAGTTCTTTGGTTGAATATAGTCTTATCTAGCTTCTGTTTCAACTGTTTCTCAGcacattattttttcaggaaaacaaaaaggaatAAAAAGTACAACCAAACATAAACAATGTATAAAATCAACTTTCTTGTATTTACACATCTACTGCTTATTCTTGTCTTATCTCATTAAAAACTGATACGGTTTTATAACCTCAGAGTTTCCTGTCATATGTGGTGAATTTTATGCATGCACAGTTTCCCTATTCACCCAAAACGGTTTGGCATTTTTCCATACTAGCCTTTGAATAAGGTTAGTATGGATATGTGGCGCTAGCATTCTATCATTGCACCCGcgaagaaaatgagaagAGGGTCTTTACCCGGCAACAAAGTTTTTCCACCATTTCTCAGGGGGAAGGAATTAAGAGGCTGAGGCCGAGAAGTGCTCTCTGTGCATTTGGTCAATGGCAATTTTCATCACACATTGCCATCTTACTGAGAGGGCGTTTTCGATCAATCTTCATCTGTGTAATATCAGCCCCCCTAGGATAGCCTCTATTCACATTGCATAAGTAATTGACGCCCTTTTCCCGGCTGTTACTATACTCAACCCGGGCTTAACGACTCTAATTAA comes from the Saccharomyces kudriavzevii IFO 1802 strain IFO1802 genome assembly, chromosome: 7 genome and includes:
- the PMA1 gene encoding H(+)-exporting P2-type ATPase PMA1 (similar to Saccharomyces cerevisiae PMA1 (YGL008C); ancestral locus Anc_4.115), which encodes MADTSSSSSSSASSASAHEPTQEKPAKTYDDASESSDDDDIDALIEELQSNHGDDDISEDDGPVAAGEARLIPEEYLQTDPSYGLTSDEVLGRRKKYGLNEMADDKESLVIKFVMFFVGPIQFVMEAAAILAAGLSDWVDFGVICGLLMLNAGVGFIQEFQAGSIVDELKKTLANTAVVIRDGQLVEIPANEVVPGDILQLEDGTIIPTDGRIVTEDCFLQIDQSAITGESLAVDKHYGDQTFSSSTVKRGEGFMVVTAIGDNTFVGRAAALVNKASGGQGHFTEVLNGIGIILLVLVVATLLVVWTACFYRTNGIVRILRYTLGITIIGVPVGLPAVVTTTMAVGAAYLAKKQAIVQKLSAIESLAGVEILCSDKTGTLTKNKLSLHEPYTVEGVSPDDLMLTACLAASRKKKGLDAIDKAFLKSLKQYPKAKDALTKYKVLEFHPFDPVSKKVTAVVQSPEGERIVCVKGAPLFVLKTVEEDHPIPEDVHENYENKVAELASRGFRALGVARKRGEGHWEILGVMPCMDPPRDDTAQTVSEARHLGLRVKMLTGDAVGIAKETCRQLGLGTNIYNAERLGLGGGGDMPGSELADFVENADGFAEVFPQHKYRVVEILQNRGYLVAMTGDGVNDAPSLKKADTGIAVEGATDAARSAADIVFLAPGLSAIIDALKTSRQIFHRMYSYVVYRIALSLHLEIFLGLWIAILDNSLNIDLIVFIAIFADVATLAIAYDNAPYSPKPVKWNLPRLWGMSIILGIILAVGSWITLTTMFLPKGGIIQNFGALNGIMFLQISLTENWLIFITRAAGPFWSSIPSWQLAGAVFAVDIIATMFTLFGWWSENWTDIVTVVRVWVWSIGIFCVLGGFYYEMSTSEAFDKVMNGKPLKEKKSTRSVEDFMAAMQRVSTQHEKET
- the BRP1 gene encoding Brp1p (similar to Saccharomyces cerevisiae BRP1 (YGL007W)), producing MIEKEGKNVYSCQESLSKTSRPGSAALGNTDAMRASLRNSRRSFSVHVRLVLRWVHGFIDAAIIAGSPYREPRFVCKLPEAGKQSCARCGCSQRYLVYTSPFQEACFVVAVT